A window of the Miscanthus floridulus cultivar M001 chromosome 14, ASM1932011v1, whole genome shotgun sequence genome harbors these coding sequences:
- the LOC136503139 gene encoding citrate-binding protein-like, whose translation MAPASSLPWPLLLLFIVLVSWCGQCSAGVDPTLGFIAVNLTEDRFKLHHPYDLPPEQRYEFRDGVRRMWVYCTDKPLSPGSPTKPRSEILLNVRYTTGVWQFEGYGYVPAGTSGVSVMQVFGASGRNTTLMLHVYGGRLMYYHDEARIVDDSIYDRWFRLNVVHDVGAGALTVFVDGEERLAVAGHGGYRHYFKFGVYTQTDPSHYMESWWRDVKVYPKLG comes from the exons ATGGCTCCTGCTTCCTCCCTGCCATGGCCTCTCCTGCTCCTGTTCATCGTCTTGGTCTCGTGGTGCGGTCAGTGCTCTGCCGGCGTTGACCCGACCCTGGGCTTCATCGCTGTCAACCTCACCGAGGACCGGTTCAAGCTGCACCACCCGTACGACCTGCCGCCGGAGCAGCGGTACGAGTTCCGCGACGGCGTGCGGCGGATGTGGGTGTACTGCACCGACAAGCCCTTGAGCCCCGGCAGCCCCACCAAGCCGCGCTCCGAGATCCTCTTAAAC GTGAGGTACACAACGGGGGTGTGGCAGTTCGAGGGCTACGGGTACGTGCCGGCGGGGACCTCCGGTGTGTCGGTGATGCAGGTGTTCGGCGCGTCGGGGCGGAACACGACGCTGATGTTGCACGTGTACGGCGGCCGGCTCATGTACTACCACGACGAGGCGCGCATCGTCGACGATTCCATCTACGACCGCTGGTTCCGGCTCAACGTGGTGCACGACGTCGGCGCGGGGGCGCTCACCGTGTTCGTCGACGGCGAGGAGCGGCTCGCCGTCGCGGGACATGGCGGGTACCGCCACTACTTCAAGTTTGGGGTGTACACGCAGACGGACCCCTCGCACTACATGGAGTCGTGGTGGAGGGACGTCAAGGTCTACCCCAAACTCGGTTGA